Proteins encoded together in one Thamnophis elegans isolate rThaEle1 chromosome 10, rThaEle1.pri, whole genome shotgun sequence window:
- the LOC116513723 gene encoding LOW QUALITY PROTEIN: ephrin type-B receptor 3-like (The sequence of the model RefSeq protein was modified relative to this genomic sequence to represent the inferred CDS: substituted 1 base at 1 genomic stop codon) has translation MAPCGPGTFKSKQGEGLCAPCPPNSRTSSEAAVLCTCRNNYFRADTDPPDSACTSVPTAPRSVISNVNETSLVLEWSEPRDAGGRDDLLYNIICKKCSVEPRLCMRCDDNVEFDPRQLGLTERHIYISNLMAHTQYTFEIQAVNGVSSKSLQNPQFASVNITTNQAAPSEVPTMHLHGSSGNTMTLSWEPPKKPNGVILDYEIKYFEKQGQTDSIANTVTSQKNAVRLEGLKPNTAFVVQVRARTVAGYGQYSFPMEFRTLVDDGSSSKSFQELPLIVGSATAGLVFVIAVVVIAIVCFRKQQNNTESEYTEKLQQYITPGMKVYVDPFTYEDPNEAVREFAKEIDISCVKIEEVIGAGEFGEVCRGRLKLPGRREIFVAIKTLKVGYTERQRRDFLSEASIMGQFDHPNIIHLEGVVTKSRPVMIVTEFMENCALDSFLRLNDGQFTVIQLVGMLRGIAAGMKYLSEMNYVHRDLAARNILVNSNLVCKVSDFGLSRFLEDDPSDPTYTSSLGGKIPIRWTAPEAIAYRKFTSASDVWSYGIVMWEVMSYGERPYWDMSNQDVINAVEQDYRLPPPMDCPTALHQLMLDCWVRDRNLRPKFAQIVNTLDKLIRNAASLKVIANVQSGVSQPLLDRTVPDYTTFTTVGDWLDAIKMGRYKENFGNAGFASFDLVAQMTAEXDLLRIGVTLAGHQKKILSSIQDMRLQMNQTLPVQV, from the exons ATGGCGC CTTGCGGTCCTGGGACGTTCAAGTCGAAACAGGGAGAAGGTCTGTGCGCTCCGTGTCCCCCCAACAGCCGGACAAGCTCTGAGGCTGCCGTGCTTTGTACGTGCCGGAATAATTATTTCAGAGCGGATACTGATCCCCCCGACAGTGCCTGCACCA GCGTGCCCACAGCCCCACGCAGCGTCATTTCCAACGTGAACGAGACGTCGTTAGTGCTGGAGTGGAGCGAACCGCGAGACGCGGGCGGGAGGGATGACCTGCTGTACAACATCATCTGCAAGAAGTGCAGCGTGGAGCCCCGGCTGTGCATGCGTTGCGATGACAACGTGGAGTTCGACCCTCGCCAACTCGGCTTGACCGAGAGGCACATCTACATCAGCAACCTGATGGCCCACACGCAGTACACCTTTGAAATCCAAGCGGTGAACGGCGTCTCCAGCAAAAGTCTCCAAAACCCACAGTTTGCCTCGGTCAACATCACCACCAATCAGGCAG CTCCTTCCGAAGTTCCCACAATGCATCTGCATGGCAGCTCCGGAAATACCATGACCCTTTCTTGGGAGCCCCCGAAGAAGCCGAACGGGGTCATCTTGGACTACGAGATCAAGTACTTTGAGAAG CAAGGCCAGACCGATAGCATTGCCAACACCGTCACTAGCCAGAAGAACGCGGTGCGCCTGGAAGGACTGAAGCCTAACACTGCCTTCGTAGTGCAGGTCCGGGCTCGCACTGTGGCAGGGTACGGCCAATACAGCTTTCCCATGGAGTTTCGGACACTGGTTGATGATG GCTCCAGTAGCAAGAGCTTCCAGGAACTGCCTCTGATTGTTGGCTCAGCCACCGCAGGGCTTGTCTTCGTGATTGCGGTAGTGGTGATCGCCATCGTCTGCTTCAG GAAGCAGCAAAATAACACCGAATCAGAGTACACGGAGAAACTGCAGCAATACA TTACTCCAGGAATGAAGGTTTATGTTGACCCTTTCACTTACGAAGACCCTAACGAAGCTGTCCGGGAATTTGCCAAAGAAATCGACATTTCCTGCGTCAAAATCGAGGAAGTGATTGGAGCAG GTGAATTTGGGGAAGTTTGCCGGGGCCGCCTCAAACTGCCGGGCAGGCGGGAAATCTTTGTGGCCATCAAAACGCTGAAGGTGGGCTACACGGAGCGTCAGAGGCGGGATTTCCTGAGCGAAGCCAGCATCATGGGACAGTTTGACCACCCCAACATCATCCATCTGGAAGGCGTGGTCACCAAGAGTCGGCCAGTCATGATAGTTACGGAGTTCATGGAAAACTGCGCCCTTGATTCCTTCCTCCGG TTGAATGATGGGCAGTTCACTGTGATCCAGTTAGTTGGTATGCTGCGCGGCATCGCGGCGGGAATGAAATACCTCTCAGAGATGAATTACGTCCACCGAGACCTGGCTGCCCGCAACATTCTGGTCAACAGCAACCTCGTGTGCAAAGTGTCAGATTTTGGACTCTCACGGTTTTTAGAAGACGATCCCTCTGACCCCACGTACACCAGTTCACTG GGGGGTAAGATCCCAATCCGGTGGACGGCCCCCGAAGCCATTGCCTATCGCAAGTTCACTTCCGCCAGCGACGTCTGGAGCTACGGCATCGTCATGTGGGAAGTGATGTCTTATGGTGAGAGGCCATACTGGGACATGTCTAACCAAGAT GTAATCAACGCAGTGGAGCAAGATTACCGCCTTCCTCCCCCTATGGACTGCCCCACGGCGCTGCACCAGCTCATGTTGGACTGCTGGGTACGGGATCGCAACCTCCGCCCCAAGTTTGCACAGATAGTGAATACGTTGGACAAGCTAATCCGGAACGCAGCCAGCTTGAAGGTCATCGCCAATGTCCAGTCTGG CGTGTCTCAGCCGCTTCTGGATCGTACGGTGCCCGATTACACTACCTTCACTACTGTGGGCGACTGGCTGGACGCTATCAAAATGGGACGGTACAAGGAGAACTTTGGCAACGCCGGCTTTGCCTCGTTTGACCTGGTGGCCCAAATGACCGCTGAGTAA GACCTGCTCAGGATAGGGGTGACGCTGGCAGGACATCAAAAGAAGATCTTGAGCAGCATACAGGACATGAGGTTACAAATGAACCAGACTCTGCCAGTCCAGGTTTGA